A stretch of Candidatus Symbiobacter mobilis CR DNA encodes these proteins:
- a CDS encoding EAL domain-containing protein → MDSVALQRRYVIGMGASAGGLEALTQLVAELPTESGSIFVVAQHLSASHRSMMSELLAHQTTLAVREIVADEIPLPNIVYTVPAGTNLVFREGRFHLETPPPEVVPKPSINLLFESMAQEFGAGAVGIVLSGTGSDGTAGLQAIKAAGGMTFVQTPESAKYDGMPRSAIEAGVADYVAPPVEISHVLDHLLRLPAESTFPAGKPEEHRVTFADLLEKVRQHTQIDFSSYKPATVQRRLQRRMNTTKTFTLEAYLAYVDTHPDELDALAHEALISVTEFFRNPEAFRALQPHLLDIVEQKVPDDELRVWVVGCASGEEAYSMAILCMEVIAAVGKPLRLNVFATDIDNDALALARRGYYGKSALAELPGPYLERYFQPHNKGYEVSKALRDCVAFARQDITTDPAFPKLDLVSCRNVLIYFNNDLQAKVLANIHRCLLEHGLLFLGHSETIHQQETLFLTIDNYAKIFRSRGAVAVPTTSKIIRGQLKRSADSLRNYASSQESAFLGALSERVGTLLLIDGSFKILHTHGDVGHFISFPSGTPELHLARLIVPEFSAEVSTTLYRAQRRKVTAFSRSCAISSLDDAVWRLVIHPLGLRADQELFLVVFEPADHPSPPISEEDAEVGDAAMQAEQSMAYELALARERLQTMAEDLSAYKEEMSALTEELQTSNEELQASNEELISANDESQHKSAELAAINSDFESLFNTLEFPVLLLDNQLQLKRANGAAMRHYALSMSSTGQHFAQLDLPYHLRQLETQIGNVVFHAARESITVDGEDRVYQVFITPVVTGYPPIAQGVVLAVVDETELVTAQQKTTESEERLRSIMHHSMSLVSVKDATGCYEFINHRFETIFGLHAEDVLGKTDQQIFGLELGQKLRAGDLDVMLKLAAIETTEEIALPTATLWLNSIRFPIFDAGGNLRSVCTQSQDITYRHDADLQLRLASSVFERAGEAIVITDAKARILRVNEAFTKITGYAAEEVVGQNPRVLKSGRHLPQFYESMWHSLTEQGSWQGEIVNRRRSGDVYPEWLTINAVKNDQEQIVHFVAIFSDISALKSSQQRIEFLATHDELTGLPNRSLLNDRLRQALFLAQRQTHKLAVLFIDLDNFKTINDGLGHDVGDGLLKQVAQRLRQCIREADTLARLGGDEFVALLPAVHLEEVNQIAARIIDNMATAFTVDANVLHVSASIGISVYPEDGDDTVSLLRNADTAMYRAKDRGRNQYQFFVEEMKVLALQRMAMETGLRSALEHDRLYMVYQPKVDLRTGQAIAAEALLRWKDPILGDVPPSQFIPIAENCGLIDAVGNRVLDMVLRQIARWREQGLQVPRISINVSAHQLRDPDFVQHLIARLEYLHVPASNIGIELTESVLMQRIDVVRERLIQLAALGTTLSVDDFGTGYSSLAYLRKLPLHELKVDRSFVDGIAVERDDRSIAKTIIDMAHALGLQVVAEGVETQEQLQVLEQDGCDVVQGYLYHRPMGAAEFEKLLAAPSVSFDTEA, encoded by the coding sequence CCGACGAAATTCCCCTTCCCAACATCGTTTACACCGTTCCTGCCGGGACGAACCTGGTGTTTCGCGAGGGACGTTTCCACCTGGAAACCCCGCCTCCGGAAGTCGTCCCCAAGCCATCGATCAACCTGCTCTTCGAATCGATGGCGCAGGAGTTTGGCGCAGGCGCCGTCGGCATCGTCCTTTCGGGAACGGGGTCGGACGGTACTGCCGGTTTGCAAGCCATCAAGGCGGCGGGAGGCATGACTTTCGTCCAGACCCCGGAATCCGCCAAGTACGACGGCATGCCGAGGTCCGCCATCGAAGCTGGCGTCGCGGACTACGTGGCGCCGCCGGTCGAAATCAGCCACGTGCTCGATCACTTGCTCCGGCTTCCCGCAGAATCGACCTTCCCGGCGGGCAAGCCTGAAGAGCATCGCGTCACCTTCGCTGATCTGCTCGAAAAGGTCCGCCAGCATACGCAAATCGATTTTTCGAGCTACAAGCCGGCAACGGTGCAGCGGCGCCTGCAACGCCGGATGAACACCACCAAGACCTTCACGCTGGAGGCCTACCTGGCTTACGTCGATACGCACCCCGACGAGCTGGACGCCCTTGCGCACGAAGCCTTGATTTCTGTCACCGAGTTCTTCCGCAATCCTGAGGCGTTTCGCGCCCTGCAGCCGCATCTGTTGGACATCGTCGAGCAAAAGGTGCCGGACGACGAACTGCGGGTGTGGGTGGTCGGTTGCGCATCCGGGGAAGAGGCCTACTCCATGGCCATTCTCTGCATGGAAGTGATCGCGGCTGTGGGCAAGCCCCTGCGGCTCAATGTTTTTGCCACCGATATTGATAACGATGCGCTGGCGTTGGCGCGGCGTGGGTACTACGGAAAGAGTGCCTTGGCAGAACTGCCCGGTCCCTATCTGGAACGCTACTTCCAGCCGCACAACAAGGGTTACGAGGTGTCCAAGGCGCTGCGGGACTGTGTTGCCTTCGCCAGGCAGGACATCACGACCGACCCCGCCTTTCCCAAGCTCGACCTCGTCTCGTGCCGCAATGTCCTGATCTATTTCAACAACGACCTGCAAGCCAAGGTGCTGGCCAATATCCACCGGTGCTTGTTGGAGCACGGGCTGCTGTTTCTCGGGCACTCCGAGACGATCCATCAGCAGGAAACGCTGTTTTTGACTATTGACAACTACGCCAAGATCTTCCGTTCGCGCGGTGCCGTTGCGGTTCCGACGACGTCCAAGATCATCCGTGGTCAGCTCAAGCGTAGTGCTGATAGCCTACGCAACTATGCGTCGTCGCAAGAATCGGCTTTTTTGGGGGCATTGTCCGAGCGAGTCGGCACGTTGCTGCTCATCGACGGCAGCTTCAAAATTTTGCACACCCATGGGGATGTCGGCCATTTCATCAGCTTTCCCAGTGGTACCCCGGAGCTGCATCTTGCCCGCCTGATCGTCCCGGAGTTCAGCGCGGAGGTATCGACGACGTTGTACCGTGCGCAGCGCCGCAAGGTCACGGCGTTTAGCCGCAGTTGCGCGATTTCTTCGCTGGATGATGCGGTATGGCGGCTCGTGATCCATCCACTGGGGCTGCGCGCAGACCAGGAGCTATTCCTCGTCGTCTTCGAGCCTGCGGATCACCCCTCGCCGCCCATTTCCGAGGAAGATGCCGAAGTGGGCGATGCGGCCATGCAGGCAGAGCAGTCCATGGCCTACGAATTGGCCCTGGCCCGCGAGCGCTTGCAGACGATGGCCGAGGACTTGAGCGCGTACAAGGAGGAAATGTCCGCGCTCACCGAGGAATTGCAGACCTCCAACGAAGAGCTTCAGGCATCGAACGAAGAGCTGATCAGCGCCAACGACGAAAGTCAGCACAAGTCTGCCGAACTCGCTGCGATCAACAGCGACTTTGAAAGCCTGTTCAATACCTTGGAATTCCCCGTTCTGCTGCTGGACAACCAGCTCCAGCTCAAGCGTGCCAACGGGGCAGCCATGCGGCATTACGCCTTGTCGATGTCATCGACGGGGCAGCATTTTGCGCAGCTTGATTTGCCTTACCACCTGCGCCAGCTTGAAACCCAGATCGGCAACGTCGTTTTTCATGCCGCTCGGGAGAGCATCACGGTAGATGGGGAAGATCGTGTCTACCAAGTCTTCATCACTCCGGTGGTGACGGGTTATCCACCCATAGCGCAGGGGGTGGTATTGGCCGTGGTGGACGAAACGGAACTGGTGACCGCGCAGCAAAAAACCACGGAGAGTGAAGAACGTCTGCGTTCGATCATGCATCACTCGATGTCGCTGGTCTCGGTCAAGGATGCCACCGGGTGCTACGAATTTATCAACCACCGTTTTGAAACGATCTTCGGCCTGCATGCCGAAGACGTGTTGGGCAAAACGGATCAGCAGATCTTTGGCTTGGAACTCGGTCAGAAACTGCGTGCGGGCGATCTGGACGTCATGCTCAAGCTGGCCGCGATCGAAACGACCGAGGAGATCGCCTTGCCAACGGCGACGCTGTGGCTCAACAGCATTCGCTTCCCCATCTTCGATGCTGGTGGCAACCTCCGTTCGGTATGCACCCAGTCCCAGGACATTACCTACCGGCACGACGCGGACTTGCAGTTGCGACTGGCTTCGAGCGTCTTCGAACGCGCCGGGGAAGCCATCGTCATCACCGACGCCAAAGCCCGCATCTTGCGCGTCAACGAGGCTTTCACCAAAATCACGGGCTATGCGGCCGAAGAGGTGGTGGGACAAAATCCCCGCGTCCTCAAATCTGGCAGACATCTGCCACAGTTTTACGAGTCCATGTGGCACAGCCTGACCGAGCAAGGTTCCTGGCAAGGGGAAATCGTCAACCGGCGTCGTAGCGGGGATGTCTACCCTGAATGGTTGACGATCAATGCGGTCAAGAACGACCAAGAGCAGATCGTCCACTTCGTCGCCATATTCAGCGACATCTCTGCGCTCAAAAGTTCGCAGCAACGCATCGAATTCCTGGCAACCCACGACGAGCTTACGGGCTTGCCCAATCGGAGCTTGCTCAATGATCGGCTCCGGCAAGCCTTGTTTTTGGCGCAGCGCCAGACGCATAAGCTCGCCGTGCTGTTCATCGACCTCGACAATTTCAAGACGATCAACGATGGGCTGGGGCACGATGTGGGCGATGGCCTGCTCAAACAGGTGGCGCAGCGCTTGCGGCAGTGCATTCGCGAGGCCGACACGCTGGCGCGCCTGGGTGGCGACGAGTTCGTTGCGCTGTTGCCTGCCGTACATCTTGAAGAAGTCAACCAGATCGCAGCACGCATCATCGACAACATGGCTACCGCCTTCACCGTCGATGCCAATGTGTTGCACGTATCCGCCAGCATTGGCATCAGCGTCTACCCCGAGGACGGGGACGACACCGTCAGCCTGCTGCGCAATGCCGATACGGCCATGTACCGCGCCAAAGATCGGGGGCGGAACCAGTACCAGTTCTTCGTCGAAGAAATGAAAGTGCTGGCCCTGCAGAGGATGGCGATGGAAACAGGCTTGCGCTCTGCGTTGGAACACGACCGGCTGTATATGGTCTACCAGCCCAAAGTGGACCTGCGTACCGGTCAGGCGATTGCTGCCGAGGCGTTGTTACGGTGGAAAGATCCCATACTGGGCGATGTGCCTCCCTCGCAGTTCATCCCCATCGCAGAAAACTGCGGGCTGATCGATGCCGTGGGGAACCGTGTCCTTGACATGGTCTTGCGGCAAATCGCACGCTGGCGCGAGCAAGGTCTGCAAGTTCCGCGCATCTCGATCAACGTTTCCGCGCACCAGTTGCGTGATCCAGACTTCGTGCAGCACCTCATCGCCCGTCTGGAGTACCTCCACGTTCCTGCATCGAATATCGGCATCGAACTCACGGAAAGCGTGTTGATGCAGCGTATTGATGTCGTGCGTGAACGGCTCATCCAACTGGCCGCACTGGGTACGACCCTGAGCGTCGATGACTTTGGCACGGGGTATTCCTCGCTTGCGTACCTGCGTAAGCTCCCCTTGCACGAGCTGAAGGTGGATCGCAGCTTCGTGGATGGCATCGCCGTCGAACGCGATGACCGGTCTATCGCCAAGACGATCATCGACATGGCGCACGCGCTGGGGTTGCAGGTCGTTGCAGAGGGTGTGGAAACGCAGGAGCAGCTCCAAGTCCTCGAACAGGATGGTTGCGATGTCGTCCAAGGCTATCTGTATCACCGGCCCATGGGGGCGGCAGAATTCGAGAAGCTCCTTGCTGCTCCCAGCGTGTCCTTCGATACCGAGGCCTGA